From the Sulfuriferula sp. AH1 genome, one window contains:
- a CDS encoding TniQ family protein, producing MKPAPHWPLHPAPREGEALSSWLNRVALCYHMEVSELLEHDLGHGQVDDLDTAPPLALLAMLSQRSGIEPDRLRCMSFAGWVPWLLDSLDDQIPDALETYAFQLSVLLPKLRRRTRSITSWRAWLPSQPIHRACPLCLNDPANQAVLLAWKLPLMLSCPLHGCWLESYWGVPGRFLGWENADTAPRTASDAIAVMDRRTWQALTTGHVELPRRRIHAGLWFRLLRTLLDELNTPLSTCGTCAGYLRQVWEGCGHPLRAGQSLWRPYETLNPAVRLQMLEAAATAISLIEMRDISPPGEHAKLFWSEPQTGFTSGLSAKTPKPEPVDHWQRAVQAIDEAIIEARHDPETARSLFALASYGRRDPASLEQLRATFAKEGIPPEFLSHYVPDGPFACLRQNDGLSDKF from the coding sequence GTGAAGCCAGCGCCACACTGGCCACTGCATCCGGCTCCCAGGGAAGGCGAAGCCTTGTCTTCGTGGCTCAACCGCGTGGCCCTTTGCTATCACATGGAGGTGTCCGAGCTGCTGGAGCACGATCTTGGTCACGGCCAGGTTGATGACCTGGACACCGCGCCACCACTGGCGCTGCTGGCGATGCTCTCCCAGCGGAGCGGCATCGAGCCGGACCGGCTGCGTTGCATGAGTTTCGCCGGCTGGGTGCCTTGGCTACTGGACAGCCTTGATGATCAGATTCCAGACGCATTGGAAACCTATGCGTTCCAGCTCTCGGTGCTGCTGCCGAAACTCCGCCGTAGGACGCGATCCATCACGAGCTGGCGTGCCTGGCTGCCCAGCCAGCCGATACATCGCGCCTGCCCGCTCTGTCTGAACGACCCGGCAAACCAAGCCGTACTGCTTGCATGGAAGCTGCCCCTGATGCTGAGCTGCCCGCTGCATGGCTGCTGGCTGGAATCCTATTGGGGCGTGCCTGGGCGGTTTCTCGGCTGGGAGAACGCCGACACTGCGCCGCGCACCGCCAGCGACGCGATTGCGGTGATGGACCGGCGCACCTGGCAGGCACTGACGACCGGCCATGTGGAGCTGCCGCGCCGACGCATCCACGCTGGATTGTGGTTTCGGCTACTACGCACGCTGCTCGATGAGCTGAACACCCCGCTTTCGACGTGCGGAACCTGCGCGGGGTATCTCCGCCAAGTCTGGGAAGGCTGCGGGCATCCGCTGCGTGCTGGGCAAAGTCTGTGGCGACCGTATGAAACCCTGAACCCGGCAGTACGGTTGCAGATGCTGGAGGCGGCGGCAACGGCAATCAGCTTGATTGAGATGAGGGATATAAGCCCGCCGGGCGAGCATGCAAAGCTGTTCTGGTCCGAACCCCAAACCGGTTTCACCAGTGGCCTGTCGGCGAAAACGCCGAAGCCCGAACCCGTCGATCACTGGCAACGGGCAGTCCAGGCCATCGATGAGGCCATCATTGAAGCGCGGCACGACCCCGAGACGGCACGCTCGCTGTTCGCGTTGGCTTCCTATGGTCGGCGCGACCCCGCTTCCCTGGAACAGTTGCGCGCCACCTTCGCAAAGGAAGGCATCCCCCCGGAATTCCTGTCACATTACGTGCCTGATGGACCCTTTGCATGTCTTAGACAGAATGACGGGTTAAGTGACAAATTTTGA
- a CDS encoding TniB family NTP-binding protein has product MEEYPIIDLSHLMPVAQGLARLPADERIHRLRADRWIGYPRAVEALNRLEALYAWPNKQRMPNLLLVGPTNNGKSMIVEKFRRTHPASSDADQEHIPVLVVQMPSEPSVIRFYVALLAAMGAPLRPRPRLPEMEQLALALLRKVGVRMLVIDELHNVLAGNSVNRREFLNLLRFLGNELRIPLVGVGTRDAYLAIRSDDQLENRFEPMMLPVWEANDDCCSLLASFAASLPLRRPSSIATLDMARYLLTRSEGTIGELAHLLMAAAVAAVESGEEAINHRTLSMADYTGPSERRRQFERELM; this is encoded by the coding sequence GTGGAAGAATATCCCATCATCGACTTGTCCCACCTGATGCCGGTGGCCCAGGGCTTGGCCCGTCTTCCGGCGGACGAACGCATCCATCGCCTTCGCGCTGACCGCTGGATCGGCTATCCGCGAGCAGTCGAGGCGCTGAATCGGCTGGAAGCCCTGTATGCGTGGCCGAACAAACAACGCATGCCCAACCTGCTGTTGGTCGGTCCAACCAACAACGGCAAGTCGATGATCGTCGAGAAATTCCGCCGCACCCACCCGGCCAGCTCCGACGCCGACCAGGAGCACATTCCGGTACTGGTCGTGCAGATGCCATCCGAACCGTCGGTAATCCGCTTCTACGTCGCGCTACTTGCCGCGATGGGCGCGCCATTGCGCCCGCGCCCACGGCTGCCGGAAATGGAGCAATTGGCGCTGGCACTGCTACGCAAGGTCGGCGTGCGCATGCTGGTGATCGACGAATTGCACAACGTCCTGGCCGGCAACAGCGTCAACCGCCGGGAATTCCTCAACCTGCTGCGTTTCCTCGGCAACGAGCTGCGCATCCCGCTGGTCGGGGTCGGCACACGCGATGCCTACTTGGCGATCCGCTCGGACGACCAGTTGGAAAACCGCTTCGAGCCGATGATGCTGCCGGTGTGGGAGGCCAACGACGATTGCTGCTCACTGCTGGCCAGCTTCGCGGCTTCGCTCCCGCTGCGGCGACCCTCGTCGATTGCCACGCTGGATATGGCCCGCTACCTGCTCACGCGCAGCGAGGGCACCATCGGCGAGCTGGCGCACCTGTTGATGGCGGCGGCCGTCGCTGCCGTGGAGAGCGGTGAGGAAGCGATCAACCATCGCACGCTCAGCATGGCCGATTACACCGGTCCCAGCGAGCGGCGGCGGCAATTCGAGCGGGAACTGATGTGA
- a CDS encoding recombinase family protein: protein MQGQRIGYVRVSSFDQNPVRQLEQVEVGKVFTDKASGKDTQRPELDSLLAFVREGDTVVVHSMDRLARNLDDLRRLVQKLTRRGVRIEFVKECLTFTGEDSPMANLMLSVMGAFAEFERALIRERQKEGIALAKQRGAYRGRKKALSPDRAAELLQRVKAGEQKAKLAREFGISRETLYQYLREIGA from the coding sequence TTGCAAGGCCAACGTATCGGCTACGTCCGGGTCAGTAGCTTCGACCAAAACCCGGTGCGGCAACTGGAGCAGGTCGAAGTCGGAAAGGTGTTCACCGACAAGGCGTCGGGCAAGGACACCCAGCGCCCCGAGCTTGACTCACTGCTGGCCTTCGTGCGCGAAGGCGATACGGTAGTGGTGCACAGCATGGATCGCTTGGCCCGCAACCTCGATGACCTGCGCCGCCTTGTGCAAAAGCTGACCAGGCGCGGTGTGCGCATCGAGTTCGTCAAGGAATGCCTGACCTTCACTGGCGAGGACTCACCGATGGCGAACTTGATGTTGTCGGTTATGGGTGCGTTCGCCGAATTCGAGCGGGCGTTGATCCGTGAGCGACAGAAAGAAGGTATTGCGCTCGCCAAACAGCGCGGAGCTTACAGGGGCCGCAAAAAAGCGCTTTCGCCCGACCGCGCGGCTGAACTTCTGCAACGCGTCAAAGCCGGCGAGCAAAAGGCAAAGCTGGCCCGTGAATTTGGCATCAGCCGAGAAACGCTGTACCAGTACCTGCGCGAGATTGGAGCTTAA
- a CDS encoding helix-turn-helix transcriptional regulator: MKKQAATSIFESLSSGLRLDVFRLLVKKGPGGMVAGEIANALDIPPANLSFHLKALSQAHLVTVEQEGRFQRYRADIPLMLDLIAYLTEECCSGSPDQCLELRTASKCSEEFLPLLSPTPAKATT; this comes from the coding sequence ATGAAAAAGCAAGCCGCAACATCGATCTTCGAATCCCTCTCCTCGGGCCTGCGCTTGGATGTGTTCAGGCTGTTGGTCAAGAAGGGGCCGGGCGGCATGGTGGCAGGCGAGATTGCTAACGCGCTGGACATACCGCCGGCCAACCTTTCATTTCACCTCAAGGCGCTGTCACAAGCTCATCTGGTGACGGTTGAGCAGGAGGGTCGCTTCCAACGTTACCGAGCGGACATCCCGTTAATGTTGGATTTGATTGCGTACCTCACCGAAGAATGCTGTTCGGGTAGCCCCGATCAATGCCTTGAACTGCGTACCGCCTCGAAGTGTTCCGAGGAGTTCTTGCCGCTCCTGTCACCCACTCCAGCGAAAGCGACAACATGA
- a CDS encoding arsenate reductase ArsC produces MNILFLCTGNSCRSILAEATFNHLAPTGWKAMSAGSQPTGTVHPRSLSLLTHEGIDTGELHSKSWDNLPLAPDVVITVCANAAGETCPAYLGPVLRAHWGVDDPAHATGTEAEIEAAFTTAYRILRRRIEAFLALPLEQLVHDRTRLKVELDRLGALSA; encoded by the coding sequence ATGAATATTCTGTTTCTTTGTACCGGTAACTCCTGCCGTTCCATCCTGGCGGAAGCGACCTTCAACCACTTGGCTCCGACAGGCTGGAAAGCGATGAGTGCGGGAAGTCAGCCGACCGGGACGGTCCATCCGCGTTCCCTGTCGCTCCTGACACATGAAGGTATCGACACGGGCGAACTGCACAGCAAATCATGGGACAACCTGCCGCTGGCCCCGGATGTGGTCATCACTGTGTGCGCAAATGCTGCCGGGGAAACCTGCCCGGCTTATCTTGGTCCGGTACTGCGTGCGCATTGGGGTGTTGACGATCCCGCTCATGCCACAGGGACCGAAGCGGAAATCGAAGCCGCGTTCACGACGGCCTACCGTATCTTGCGACGTCGCATCGAAGCCTTCCTCGCGCTGCCGTTGGAGCAACTTGTACACGACCGGACACGCTTGAAGGTGGAACTGGATCGGCTTGGAGCGCTTTCAGCGTAG
- the arsD gene encoding arsenite efflux transporter metallochaperone ArsD, whose amino-acid sequence MKRIEVFDPSLCCSTGVCGVDVDQALVTFAADVDWAKQNGAHIERYNLAQQPQTFADNATVKGFLQRSGQDALPLILVDGEVALAGRYPKRAELALWIGIDQPADAAKPATGGCCSGPRGCC is encoded by the coding sequence ATGAAGAGGATCGAAGTGTTTGACCCATCGCTGTGTTGCAGCACCGGCGTCTGCGGCGTGGATGTTGACCAAGCCCTGGTGACTTTTGCCGCTGATGTCGATTGGGCGAAGCAGAACGGCGCGCACATCGAGCGCTACAACCTGGCACAGCAGCCACAGACGTTTGCCGACAATGCGACCGTCAAAGGATTTTTGCAGCGCTCCGGTCAGGATGCGCTACCACTGATCCTGGTCGATGGTGAAGTGGCTCTCGCAGGACGTTATCCGAAGCGGGCTGAATTGGCCCTCTGGATCGGCATTGATCAACCGGCAGACGCCGCCAAACCGGCGACGGGCGGTTGCTGCTCCGGCCCGCGTGGCTGCTGCTGA
- the arsA gene encoding arsenical pump-driving ATPase: MKFLQIPPRFLFFTGKGGVGKTSIACATAIQLAEAGKRVLLVSTDPASNVGQVFGVDIGNRVTPIPAVPRLSALEIDPEAAASAYRERLVGPVRGVLPDDVVKGIEESLSGACTTEIAAFDEFTALLTNAALTADYQHIVFDTAPTGHTIRMLQLPGAWSGFLEAGKGDASCLGPLAGLEKQRTQYKAAVEALADPLQTRLVLVARAQQATLREVARTHEELAAIGLKQQHLVINGILPHIEAATDPLAAAIHEREQTALKNIPATLTALPRDHVELKPFNLVGLDALRQLLTDLPPQAPAAVASPIELDEPGVADLIDGIAADGHGLVMLMGKGGVGKTTLAAAIAVELADRGLPVHLTTSDPAAHLGETLAASLDNLTVSRIDPHAETERYRQHVLETKGKDLDAEGRAMLEEDLRSPCTEEIAVFQAFSRVIREAGKKFVVMDTAPTGHTLLLLDATGAYHREVTRQAGKSGMSFTTPMMQLQDPKQTKVLVVTLAETTPVLEATHLQADLRRAGIEPWAWIVNSSVAAASAKSPLLRQRAANELREISAVANQHADRHAVVPLLKEEPIGAERLRALVKVNVK, translated from the coding sequence ATGAAATTCCTGCAAATTCCTCCCCGCTTTCTGTTTTTCACAGGCAAGGGCGGCGTCGGCAAGACCTCGATTGCCTGTGCCACGGCCATTCAGTTGGCCGAAGCCGGAAAGCGTGTCCTCCTGGTCAGTACCGACCCTGCATCCAACGTCGGGCAGGTATTTGGTGTTGATATCGGCAACCGCGTCACACCGATTCCGGCGGTTCCACGTCTTTCTGCTCTGGAAATCGATCCCGAGGCAGCGGCCAGTGCCTATCGGGAGCGCCTGGTCGGCCCGGTCCGCGGTGTGCTTCCTGATGATGTGGTGAAGGGCATCGAAGAATCCTTGTCCGGCGCGTGCACCACCGAAATTGCCGCATTTGACGAGTTCACCGCGCTACTGACCAACGCGGCACTCACAGCCGATTACCAGCATATTGTTTTCGACACCGCACCTACCGGCCACACCATCCGCATGCTGCAACTGCCAGGTGCGTGGAGCGGTTTCCTGGAAGCCGGCAAGGGCGATGCCTCGTGCCTCGGGCCGCTGGCCGGGCTGGAAAAACAGCGTACTCAGTACAAGGCGGCGGTTGAAGCCTTGGCCGATCCGCTGCAAACCCGCCTGGTGCTGGTCGCTCGCGCCCAACAGGCCACTTTGCGCGAAGTGGCGCGCACCCACGAAGAACTGGCCGCCATAGGCCTCAAACAGCAACATCTCGTCATCAACGGCATCCTGCCGCACATCGAAGCCGCTACCGACCCACTCGCCGCTGCAATCCACGAACGGGAACAAACGGCGCTGAAGAACATCCCGGCTACGTTGACTGCGCTTCCGCGTGATCATGTAGAACTCAAGCCCTTCAATCTCGTCGGCCTCGACGCGCTGCGGCAGTTGCTGACCGACCTGCCACCACAAGCCCCCGCCGCCGTTGCGTCCCCGATCGAACTCGACGAGCCCGGCGTGGCCGACCTGATCGACGGCATCGCGGCGGATGGTCACGGGCTGGTCATGTTGATGGGCAAAGGGGGCGTAGGCAAGACGACGCTCGCTGCCGCCATCGCCGTCGAACTCGCTGATCGGGGCTTGCCGGTACATCTGACCACGTCGGATCCGGCAGCCCATCTGGGCGAAACCCTGGCCGCCTCGCTCGACAACCTTACTGTGAGCCGGATCGATCCACATGCCGAGACCGAGCGCTATCGCCAGCATGTGCTCGAAACCAAAGGCAAGGATCTCGATGCCGAAGGCCGTGCCATGCTGGAAGAAGACCTGCGCTCGCCCTGCACGGAAGAGATTGCGGTCTTCCAGGCGTTCTCGCGCGTCATCCGCGAGGCCGGTAAAAAGTTCGTCGTGATGGACACGGCGCCGACCGGGCATACCTTGCTCCTGCTCGACGCGACGGGCGCATACCACCGCGAAGTGACGCGGCAGGCGGGCAAGAGCGGCATGAGCTTCACAACGCCGATGATGCAATTGCAGGACCCGAAGCAAACCAAGGTACTCGTCGTCACGCTGGCGGAAACGACGCCGGTACTGGAGGCTACCCACCTGCAAGCCGATTTGCGCCGCGCCGGGATCGAGCCGTGGGCATGGATCGTCAATTCCAGCGTGGCGGCAGCTTCGGCCAAGTCGCCGTTACTGCGTCAGCGTGCGGCCAACGAGCTACGCGAAATCAGCGCCGTGGCCAATCAGCACGCGGACCGTCACGCGGTTGTCCCGCTTCTGAAGGAAGAACCGATCGGCGCAGAACGACTGCGTGCGCTTGTCAAGGTGAATGTCAAATGA
- a CDS encoding VOC family protein: MMPSTITPAFPVAGEFHISLRVADLGRSNSFYSAFFGVSPKHSTERYSTFIVPHLRLNFVLLVNDRGEALDNYSLYHLGLGVAVKAEVIAAHHAAVAAGAEIVKPPRTTWHGTPMHELWLRDPSGYLIEIYALLTDEELAEMPADKEPVFLLDGQTEQPEHQTKEIDHVDPELHDARSGNHST, from the coding sequence ATGATGCCTTCTACAATTACACCTGCATTCCCCGTAGCAGGAGAATTTCACATCAGCCTGCGCGTAGCCGATCTCGGCCGCAGCAATAGCTTTTACAGTGCCTTCTTCGGCGTCTCGCCCAAGCACAGTACAGAACGGTACAGCACCTTTATCGTGCCGCATCTGCGGCTCAACTTCGTTTTGCTGGTCAATGACCGGGGCGAGGCGCTCGACAACTACAGCCTCTACCACCTCGGCCTGGGCGTAGCTGTCAAAGCCGAGGTGATCGCCGCCCATCACGCGGCCGTGGCGGCGGGCGCCGAAATCGTCAAACCGCCGCGCACCACTTGGCACGGCACGCCCATGCACGAGTTGTGGCTGCGCGACCCCAGCGGTTACCTCATCGAGATTTACGCCCTCCTGACCGATGAAGAACTCGCAGAAATGCCTGCGGACAAAGAGCCTGTATTCCTGCTCGATGGGCAAACCGAGCAACCTGAGCACCAAACCAAGGAGATCGACCATGTTGATCCGGAATTACATGACGCCCGATCCGGTAACCATTCAACCTGA
- a CDS encoding CBS domain-containing protein produces the protein MLIRNYMTPDPVTIQPETPVEDIARLLLAHRINGVPVVDDAARLIGVVTAEDLIHRGADERLEPRESIWKENFWVSFLGPKGTQRDQAEGRTAAEVMTTEVHSVAPAMHPSVAARLMVEHQLTSLPVVEDGKVIGVISRIDLLSLLKELENPLKREN, from the coding sequence ATGTTGATCCGGAATTACATGACGCCCGATCCGGTAACCATTCAACCTGAAACACCGGTTGAGGACATCGCGAGGCTGCTGCTTGCCCATCGCATCAACGGCGTTCCGGTGGTCGACGACGCTGCTCGGCTGATCGGCGTTGTGACTGCGGAGGACTTGATTCACCGGGGAGCGGACGAACGGCTTGAACCCCGCGAATCGATTTGGAAGGAGAATTTCTGGGTTTCCTTTCTTGGCCCAAAGGGTACGCAGCGCGACCAGGCCGAGGGGCGTACTGCCGCAGAGGTAATGACCACGGAAGTGCATAGCGTCGCGCCTGCCATGCATCCCTCCGTTGCAGCCCGGCTGATGGTGGAGCATCAATTAACGTCCCTTCCTGTCGTGGAGGATGGGAAAGTGATCGGCGTCATCTCCCGGATTGACCTCTTGAGCCTTCTTAAAGAACTCGAAAACCCCCTGAAAAGAGAGAATTGA
- a CDS encoding arsenic transporter, giving the protein MIAALLIFLATIVLVIWQPRGLGIGWSATLGAVVALLSGVVHLGDIPVVWQIVWNATATFIAIIIISLLLDEAGFFEWAALHVARWGGGKGRLLFALIILLGAAVAALFANDGAALILTPIVMAMLLALGFSPAATLAFVMAAGFIADAASLPLVVSNLVNIVSADFFNIGFNDYAAVMVPVNIVAIIASLAVLSIYFRRSIPARYDVNQLKQPNEAIRDVATFRFGWVVLALLLVGFFGLEPLGVPVSAVAAAGALLLLVVAARGHVISTRKVIREAPWQIVVFSLGMYLVVYGLRNQGLTEHIARLLDYFAQGGVWGAAFGTGFLTALLSSAMNNMPTVLVGALSIDATSATGVVKDAMIYANVIGSDLGPKVTPIGSLATLLWLHVLARKGMTITWGYYFKVGVVLTVPVLAATLAALALRLSLT; this is encoded by the coding sequence GTGATTGCCGCCCTTCTGATTTTTCTTGCCACTATCGTCCTAGTGATCTGGCAGCCGCGCGGGCTGGGCATTGGCTGGAGTGCAACGCTTGGCGCTGTCGTGGCGCTACTGTCCGGCGTCGTTCACCTCGGCGACATTCCTGTCGTCTGGCAGATTGTCTGGAACGCCACAGCCACATTCATTGCCATCATCATCATTAGCCTGTTGCTCGACGAGGCAGGGTTTTTCGAATGGGCAGCCTTGCACGTCGCACGCTGGGGCGGAGGGAAAGGACGTCTGCTGTTTGCGCTGATCATCTTGCTGGGTGCAGCCGTCGCCGCGCTTTTTGCCAACGATGGCGCAGCGCTGATTCTCACGCCAATCGTCATGGCCATGTTGTTGGCACTGGGGTTCAGTCCGGCGGCAACGCTCGCGTTCGTCATGGCGGCAGGGTTCATCGCAGATGCCGCCAGCCTGCCACTTGTCGTATCCAACCTGGTCAACATCGTCTCTGCCGACTTTTTCAATATCGGGTTCAATGACTACGCTGCGGTGATGGTTCCAGTGAATATTGTCGCCATCATTGCCTCTCTGGCCGTGCTGTCGATCTATTTCCGCCGCAGCATCCCCGCACGCTACGACGTGAATCAGTTGAAACAGCCGAATGAGGCCATTCGCGATGTGGCTACGTTTCGTTTCGGCTGGGTGGTTCTGGCCCTGCTGCTGGTCGGATTCTTCGGCCTTGAGCCGCTAGGCGTGCCGGTTAGCGCCGTGGCTGCCGCAGGCGCCCTGCTGTTGCTCGTCGTCGCTGCGCGCGGGCATGTCATCAGCACCCGCAAGGTGATCCGTGAAGCGCCTTGGCAAATTGTCGTTTTCTCGCTGGGAATGTATCTCGTGGTTTATGGGCTGCGTAACCAAGGACTGACGGAACATATCGCAAGGCTGCTGGATTACTTCGCACAAGGCGGTGTATGGGGCGCCGCCTTTGGCACTGGCTTCCTCACAGCGCTGCTGTCCTCTGCCATGAACAACATGCCGACGGTACTGGTGGGCGCCCTGTCCATTGATGCCACAAGCGCAACGGGTGTGGTGAAGGACGCGATGATCTACGCCAATGTGATCGGTAGTGACCTGGGGCCAAAGGTCACCCCGATCGGCTCGCTGGCGACGTTGCTTTGGCTGCATGTGCTGGCGCGCAAAGGAATGACAATCACATGGGGGTATTACTTCAAGGTGGGCGTTGTGCTAACCGTCCCCGTGCTCGCGGCGACCCTGGCAGCGCTGGCACTGCGCCTGAGTCTCACTTGA